The Planococcus donghaensis genome contains a region encoding:
- a CDS encoding S8 family serine peptidase — protein MKKILLIVTMLFLIFPAFSTANANSSQSTTTAQVDEKVWSALSKGATEVIVTFRGDQKPTEAQLDLLEGLGIKSAISMQSLPIVGAFATKQQIEELAQNPEVQSVFLNEKLEYFNADANMITGVDKAQTDNNFRKQNGGLPVSGDGIGVVVNDSGVDGTHKDHELGRNLVQNVLGSTNLQSITGILPVSYTEDVPNTDTNSGHGTHVAGTVGGTGAMSGGKYEGAAPGADLIGYGSGGALFVLDGIGGFDYAITHQTEYNIRVITNSWGSGGDFVPTHPINLASKKAYDRGIVVLFAAGNAGPGSDTHNPYAKAPWVISVGAGEKDGTLADFSSRGTKDVGGTFDLHGKTWSWKDEPSIVAPGVDIVSTRTVSPVTSLAAEQDATTLEPAHLPYYTTMSGTSMATPHVAGITALLLEANPTLSPDEVKSLLQNTATNMPGYETWEVGAGYVNAYAALDSIFNNKTYGATLNSEKTFNANVSEQTKREDFSVDYVVAKSTQHTFSVEQGVSILSAKVNAEGLLGETGNPVNLVLISPDGTEYSSGISLLFATTYDRTVIVNNPVAGQWKAEVRGLRGNEANPVGLAFPETVEGVLSFTKVNGITGLTDIAGHAAEPAIAMGVKNHLFDSNAQGKFRPDAKLTRADLATYLVMGAEIRQSLPGTASFNDVSSDFTPFAEAVTAKGSAFRDYAQFANGVMKAKASGKFDPTGSVTKAELAYSLVQSLGLQKQAEAFSGNVTVQYKDERIAIKDQDSIPADLKPYVQLALDLNILNAQFSVTQGKYDLVPTVQATFNPSEQVLRGDFAVAFSRHHEAFFTN, from the coding sequence ATGAAAAAGATTTTGTTGATCGTTACGATGTTGTTCTTGATCTTCCCAGCTTTCTCTACCGCTAATGCAAACAGCTCGCAGTCAACTACCACTGCACAGGTAGATGAAAAAGTCTGGTCTGCTCTTTCCAAAGGAGCGACAGAAGTTATTGTTACATTCCGAGGAGATCAAAAACCCACAGAGGCTCAGCTTGATCTGCTGGAAGGGTTAGGAATTAAATCCGCCATTAGTATGCAGAGCCTCCCAATTGTGGGTGCTTTCGCAACAAAACAACAAATCGAAGAACTAGCGCAAAACCCTGAAGTACAATCTGTTTTCTTGAACGAAAAACTTGAGTATTTCAATGCTGATGCCAACATGATTACTGGCGTTGATAAAGCACAAACTGATAATAACTTCAGAAAACAAAATGGTGGATTACCGGTTTCTGGTGATGGCATCGGAGTGGTTGTCAATGACAGCGGCGTTGATGGCACACATAAAGATCATGAACTTGGTAGAAATCTTGTGCAAAACGTTTTAGGATCAACAAATCTTCAAAGCATTACAGGCATTCTTCCTGTTTCTTATACAGAAGACGTTCCAAATACTGACACAAACTCTGGACACGGTACGCACGTAGCTGGAACTGTTGGCGGTACTGGCGCAATGTCTGGTGGTAAATACGAAGGAGCCGCTCCTGGCGCTGACTTGATCGGCTATGGTTCTGGTGGTGCATTATTCGTCCTTGATGGTATCGGAGGTTTCGATTACGCGATTACGCATCAAACCGAATACAATATCCGTGTAATCACAAACTCATGGGGTTCTGGTGGAGATTTTGTACCAACTCACCCGATCAACTTAGCTAGTAAAAAAGCGTATGACCGCGGAATCGTTGTTTTATTCGCCGCTGGTAACGCAGGTCCTGGTTCAGATACACATAATCCATATGCAAAAGCTCCTTGGGTAATTTCAGTTGGAGCTGGTGAAAAAGATGGGACGCTTGCAGACTTTTCTTCTCGCGGAACAAAAGATGTAGGTGGCACATTTGACCTTCACGGCAAAACTTGGTCTTGGAAAGACGAGCCTTCTATCGTTGCTCCTGGCGTTGATATTGTATCAACAAGAACGGTTTCTCCAGTTACATCATTAGCAGCTGAACAAGATGCGACAACACTTGAACCCGCACATCTTCCTTATTACACGACGATGAGCGGTACTTCAATGGCAACACCGCACGTAGCAGGAATCACAGCATTACTGTTAGAAGCAAATCCAACACTTTCACCTGACGAAGTAAAATCACTTCTTCAAAACACGGCGACAAACATGCCCGGTTATGAAACATGGGAAGTTGGCGCAGGCTATGTAAATGCCTATGCAGCACTCGATTCAATTTTCAACAACAAAACATACGGTGCAACATTAAACAGCGAAAAAACATTTAATGCGAACGTTTCAGAACAAACAAAACGCGAAGATTTCTCAGTTGATTATGTAGTAGCTAAAAGTACACAACATACCTTTTCTGTAGAACAAGGCGTTTCGATCTTGTCTGCAAAAGTAAATGCAGAAGGTCTTCTTGGAGAAACAGGTAACCCAGTAAACTTGGTCCTAATTTCTCCAGACGGCACAGAATATAGTTCAGGTATTAGCTTATTGTTTGCGACAACTTATGACCGTACTGTTATTGTTAACAACCCAGTAGCTGGTCAATGGAAAGCTGAAGTACGCGGCTTACGCGGCAATGAAGCAAATCCTGTTGGCCTTGCATTTCCGGAAACAGTAGAAGGTGTTCTTTCTTTCACAAAAGTAAATGGCATCACTGGACTAACTGATATCGCGGGTCACGCTGCAGAACCAGCAATCGCGATGGGTGTCAAAAACCATTTATTCGATTCTAACGCTCAAGGAAAATTTAGACCTGATGCTAAACTAACTCGTGCAGATCTTGCTACTTACTTAGTAATGGGTGCTGAAATTCGTCAAAGCCTTCCTGGAACAGCAAGCTTTAACGACGTTTCTTCTGACTTCACTCCATTTGCAGAAGCCGTTACAGCTAAAGGATCAGCTTTCCGTGATTATGCTCAATTCGCTAATGGCGTTATGAAAGCAAAAGCAAGCGGTAAATTCGATCCGACAGGGAGCGTAACAAAAGCTGAACTTGCTTACTCGTTAGTACAAAGTTTAGGTTTGCAAAAACAAGCAGAAGCTTTCTCAGGCAACGTAACAGTTCAGTATAAAGATGAGCGTATTGCGATAAAAGACCAAGACAGCATCCCTGCTGACTTGAAACCATATGTTCAACTTGCACTAGACCTTAACATCTTAAACGCTCAGTTCTCAGTGACTCAAGGTAAATATGATCTTGTCCCAACTGTACAAGCAACATTTAACCCTAGTGAGCAAGTATTACGCGGTGATTTCGCAGTAGCATTTAGCCGTCATCACGAAGCATTTTTCACAAACTAA